The stretch of DNA CAGCGTCCCCGGAATGCTCCACCGTTCGCTGCCGAGCCCGGCGAGATAGCCGCAGAGTGCGAAACCCGCGGAGTTCAGGCCGAACGCGAGCGCGTACTGGAACGGGGACAGCCCGTACACCCCCTGCAGGACGTACGTCGCTCCGCTCAAGTACGCGAACAACGCCGCGTTGACCAGCCCCTGCACGAAGACCGCGCCGACGAATCCCCGGTCGCCGAACAAGACGCGCATGTCGGCGGCGACCCGGGCGAAGCCGCCCGAGGTACGGCCCTCGACGGGCAGGGTCTCCCCGAATCCGGCGGCGACCCACAGCAGGATCGCCACCCCGATCCCGGCCAGCACGAGGAACAGACCGCGCCAGTCCATCAGCGTCGTCAACGCACCGCCGAGCAGGGGTCCGATGACGGCCGCGAGGCCGCCGATCACGGTCAACCGCCCGTAGAAGCGGATCAACGCGCCGCCCGCGTACACATCGCGCCCCGCAGCCTGGGCGATCACGATTCCGACGCCGCCCGCCAGGCCCTGCACCGCCCGGGCCGCGACGAGCACCTCCACCGTGGGGCTCACCGCACACAGCACGGACACGACGACATACGCGATCACCCCGATCAGCAGCGGGCGACGACGTCCGAATCGGTCCGACAGCGGACCGGCGATCAACTGGCCGCCCGCGAGCCCGATCAGACACGCGGTGACGGTCAACTGCGCCGTCGACGTCGCCGCACCGAGCTCCACTGTCAACGCCGGAAGCGCGGGGAGATAGAGGTCCATCGAGACGGGCCCGAACACGGTCAGCGTCATCAACAGCACACCGAGCCGAGTCGACTCGCGTCGCCGTTCGTGAGCCGTGCCGACAGAATACGTCATGACAACCAGTAGAGAGCTGGGCCGAACGGCGAGGAACACCCTGTCGAGGGGTGCACTCGCAAGGCATCCCGAACACATCGCCGGTTCCGTAGTTTCGAGGCATGGACAACCGAGCAGAGGTGCGCGAGTTCCTCATGTCGAGGCGCGCGAAGATCAGCCCCGAGCAGGCGGGCATCCCCGCGGGGACCAACCGCCGCGTCCAGGGACTGCGTCGCTCCGAAGTCGCCATGCTCGCCGACGTCAGCGTCGAGTACTACGGCCGACTCGAGCGCGGCGCGATCTCGGGTGCCTCGGCGTCGGTTCTGGAGGCGATCAGCAACGCCCTGCAACTCGACGACACCGAACGCGCACATCTGCTCGACCTCGCCCGTGCCGCCGACGGCATCCCGACCTCCGGCCGTCGACGTCGACGCGCCGAGACCGCGCACGCGAACCGCCCGACCCTGCAATGGACGATCGAAGCGATCACCGCGGGTCCGGCCTACATCGGCAACGCCCAGCTCGACGTCCTGGCCACCAACGCCCTCGGAAAGGCGTTCTACGCACCCGTGATCGGCGACGGCGGGCGTGTCCCCAACCTCGCGAGATTTCAGTTCCTCGATCCGGCGTCACGGGAGTTCTACCCCGACTGGGACCTGTTCGCACAGATGTGCGTCGCCAACATGCGGGCCGCCGCCGGTCGGGACCCCCACAACCGCGCACTTCAGGACCTCGTCGGCGAACTGTCCACCCGCAGCGACACGTTCCGGACCCTGTGGGGCGCGCACAACGTGCGCACGCACGGCGCGGGTACGAAGCGATTCCATCATCCCGTCGTCGGCGAACTCACCCTCGCCTACGAGGAACTCGCTGTCACCGCCGATCCCGGGCTCACACTTCTGATCTACACCGCGGAGCCCGGATCCGAGTCGGCCGAACGACTCGGCCTGCTCGCCTCATGGGGAGCCGACGTCCACGGAGCGGCGCTGCACACCGATCTTCGCGGACGAGGCGAGGCCTCGGTCGCACCGCGCGAGACGCGAAACGAACCCTGAATCCGCGCGGCCGACGACGGTCCGAATCTCCACACACGGTGTGCGCTCTCCTATGCTGTGAGTAGTCCTGGCGACGAAAGGCAGCCATGAAAGAACAGTTCCGCGCCCTGATCATCGACCGTGACGACGAGAAGAAGCAGTCCGCCCAGGTCGCCGCCGTGTCGTCGGATCAGCTCCCCGACGGGGACGTGACCGTCGAGGTGGCCGCATCGACGCTCAACTACAAGGACGCCCTGGCGATCACCGGGGCGAGTCCGGTCGTCCGATCGTTCCCGATGGTGCCCGGCATCGATCTGGCGGGCACCGTCGTCGAGTCGAGCAACGCCGACTTCGCACCGGGCGACCGCGTGGTCCTCAACGGCTGGGGCGTCGGCGAGAAGCACTGGGGCGGCCTCGCCGAATACGCACGGCTGGACGGGAACTGGTTGATCCCGCTCGAATCGGCGTTCACCTTCGAACAGGCCATGGGCATCGGAACCGCGGGCTACACCGCGATGCTGTGCGTCATGGCGCTCGAACGTCACGGCGTGGCGCCCGACTCCGGCGAGGTCCTGGTGACCGGCGCGGCGGGCGGGGTGGGCAGTATCGCCGTCGCCCTCCTGTCCGGACTCGGCTACCGGGTCGCGGCCGTGACCGGCCGCCACGAAGAGGCCGACTACCTGACCGGTCTCGGCGCCGCACGCGTTCTGCCGCGCACCGACTTCACCGAACCGGGCAGACCACTGGCCAAGGAGCAGTGGGCGGGCGCGGTCGACGTGGTCGGCGGTCAGGTCCTGGCCAACGTGTGCGCGGGAGTCAAGTACCGCGGAACCGTCGCCGCGTGCGGACTCGCCGGAGGCATGGACTTCCCGGCGACCGTCGCGCCGTTCATCCTCCGCGGAGTCACTCTCGCCGGCGTCGACAGCGTCATGTGCCCCGTCGACGAGCGCCGCGAGGCCTGGCGCCGACTGGCCCGCGATCTCGACCCCGCGGTTCTCGAGCCGGTCACGACGACGGCCACCCTCGACGACTGTGCGCGCCTGGCCGACGAGATGATCGCCGGGCGGGTGCGCGGACGGATCGTGGTGCCGCTCGGGGCCTGACACCGGAGGACGATCGGCACGACCGTCGACGACGAGACGCCGCTCCGCAGACCGGACGAAACCCAGACCAGACCACGTCGCAGACGAGAAGAAGCCGTCGGCGGCGGATGCTCCCCCCTGGAGCCACCCGCCGCCGACGGCTTCTTCTCACGCTCCGCGAAGCGTTTCGCCGTTGGACGACGTCGACACCTACCAGGCGTTTCCCGCCCGGCCGGTCCCTCCGCCGAACGCCGTCCGCGTGCGCCCTTCCCCGATGAGCACAGCAGTTACCTTACAGCAAACAGAGGACTGTTGCTACCCGTAAGTAATATTCACCGAGCCCGACAGACTACTCGCCAGTAGGAGCGATGAACCGGCTCGTCACGGGCAATTGTTACACAAAAAGAATCTCGCGTAACAAACGGATATTTCGCCCAACCGCAACTGATTGCTAGTATGTAGCGGAACATGCATGAAGGGTCCGCGCGCCCGTACTCCTACGGCGACGCGCGCTCAGGAGCGACACCCGAGACGGCTCGGCGTCGCATTCGAGGGGGAAGGCACAATGGACGACGGATTCGCCCGGCGATTGAACAAACTGTTCGACACGGTCCACCCGCCGGGGCGCAAGCCTCACACCAACGCCGAGGTGGCGGACGCGGTGTCGGCCACCGGGCACAAGATCTCCAAGCCGTACCTGTCCCAACTGCGGAACGGGCATCGAACCAACCCCTCGCACGAGACCGTCACGGCGTTGGCGCGCTTCTTCAAGGTCAAGCCCGACTACTTCTACGACGACGTGTACGCCGCCAAGATCGACCACGATCTCGAACTCCTCTCCCAGCTGCGCGGCCGCAGCCTGCGCCGTCTTTCGAGTCGAGCGTTCGACCTCTCCGAGGAGTCCCAGGACATGCTCGCCGCGATGGCCGAGAAGTTGCGCCGCGGCGAAGGACTGCCCGAGATCCCGCTCGACTGACGTTCGGGCCGATCCGTCGCGTTCGGGTCGGCACCCGTTTTGGAGACTGTGATGCACACACTGCTCGCACGCGCGGCACGGCCCCTGGGCGTCGCCGCGCTGACGCTCGGTCTGCTCGGCGTCGCGCCCGCGCTCGCCGCGGCGCATCCGTGGCACCATCACTGCAATCATCACAGCTGCGGGAACGACGACGGGAACGACGACGGAGTCGTCGTCACACCGACCGTCCCGACGACGACCCCCGACGAGCCGTCGTCGTCGGTACCGGTCCCGAGGCCGACAGTCCCGAAGCCGCCGACCACGGCGCCGCCGTCGACCGACTCCGGTTCCGACGACGGCCGGGACCCGGGAACCGTGTACCAGGACCTGGGCGACATCGGCTCCGACCACGACGAGAACCGGTCGGCGGACAACCCGCCGATCACCGTGCCGGGTCCGAAGACCGCTCCTCGCACTCCGCGCACCGCCGCGAAGGCGCCGACCGCTACCGCACCGACGACATCGCCGTCACCGAAGCCGAAGCCGAAGCACACCCCGACGACGGCCGTTCCGCCGACGACGGCCCACACCGCCGCGGCGCCCGCGCCGCGCACAGAAGCCCTACCGGTGCCGACCTCGACCGTCGGTGCAGCGCAGTACGCCGCAGCGGGCGGCGGCTTCGCCGGAATGATCGTGGTGGCCGGGGCCGCCGGAGTGGTCTCGCATCGCGGTGCGCGAGCCGGACGTGCGAGAGTGAATGCTGCACGTTCCGAATTCCTCTCCCCACGGTGACCGTATGACCAACTCCGCCGAGGCCCCGCGAGGGGCCCGCCGATCGCATCGTCGTGTCCACGCGGCGGTCGACGCGGTCCTCGACGTCGCCGCGCAGAAGCAGGCGGGCTCGCTCGAAGACATCGTTCGCGCGGTGGGCGACGCGCGTCGTCGCCCGATCACGGTGATCGTCGACGACCTCGCGCCCGGGGTGTGGGGGCAGCGCCGCGGCTTCGACGACTACGACGAGATCGTGCTCGCCCGGTCGCTGCCCAGTGAGGCCCGGACCCTGGCCCACGAACTCGGGCACATCGTCTTCGGTCACACCGGAGCGCCCGCCGACGACGCCACCGTCGCCGTCGAGGACGATCTGATCGCCTACATGCTCGGCACCGCGGCCGACGACCCGGACGACACCGGACCGCAACTGACTCCCGAGGAACACGAGCTGCAGGAGTGGGAGGCCGAGGCGTTCGCCGCCCGTCTCCTCCAGCGCCTGCGGCAACTGCATCGTCGCCACTCGCTCCGCCCCATGCTCCGATACGACGAGGCCCTCGGATGACTTGGTTGACCTGGGTCATCGCCGTCGTGTGCGCGGCGGCGGTCGGCTCCCGCATCGGCAGGCTCACCGTACGTCCGCCGTCGTTGGCACGGAGTTCCGTCGCGGTCGCGGCGATCACGGTGGCCCTGGCCGCGGCCGTCCGCACGCCGACGGTCTCGGAAGTGCTCACGCCGATGGGCGAGAAGACCCCGATGCTGACGTTCGTCGGATGCTGGGTGGTGGTCTTCGCCGCCACCAGCCTCATCGGCGCGGCATCGCTGCCCCGGATGGGTCGCCGCGGACTCCATGCGACGACCGCGGTGATCCTCCTGGCCGCCGTGGCCGACCTGGTCGCGATGTCGATGACCGGCGAGGTGATCGTCGGTTCGGTGTTCATCGTCGTGACCGGGGTGCTCTCACTGCTCAACGGGGTCCAGTACGTCGCCTGGCATCCGCTCGGCCGGGCGATCGGCTACTACCTGATCGGCATCGCCGTGGTCATCGTGATCGTCGCGACCGACCTGCACCGCACCGATCCGGGCGGGGCCTGGTGGGCGGTGGCGATCATCGTCATCAGCTTCGCCTGCTCGTCGGTGATGCTGTCCTCGTGGTTCGTCGCCCGACGCGACCTCCGACGGATGCACACGCTGTGGAGCGCCCTGGTCGACGCGCATCCGGAGATCGCCACCGGCGACTATCAGTCGACCACCACGGTTCTCGCGGCGACCGACCGCGTCTCGCAGATCCTCGACGGCCTCTATCTGCACGCGGGTGCGGGTCTGATCCCCGCGGGGTTCGACGACGAACAGACGCACGGACCTCGCCCGCGGGCGCGCGAAGTGGCCGTGTGGCTGCGTTCGTCCGAGGTCGTCCCGATCGATCCCGACAAGCTGACGACACCGCCCGAGCTGTCGGATCGCCGCTGGGTGCAGCTGATCGCCCTGGAGTACGACCGCGCCGGATAGACCTCGGCCGCCCCTCAGTGCAGCAGCACGCCTCCGTCGACCGGGAGGGTCTGGCCGGTCATCCACCCCGCGTCGTCGGAGAGCAGGAACGCCACGACCGACCCGATGTCGTCGGGAACGCCCAAGCGCTTGAGCGGGTACGCCGCCGCGACCTCTTCTTCCCGACCTTCGTAGAGGGCGGTCGCGAAACGCGTCTTGACCACTGCCGGGGCCACCGCGTTGACCCGGATGTCCGGTCCGAGCTCCTCGGCGAGCGACGCGGTCATGTCGATGACGGCGGCCTTCGACACTCCGTAGAACGCGATTCCCGGAGCCGGCCGGATGCCCGCGACGGACGCGATGTTGACCACCGCGCCGCCGTTCTCCTTCATCCACGCGCGGTACACCTTCTGCGTCCACTGCAGGGTGGAGACGACGTTGACGTCGAGGATCTTGCGTGCGGCGCCCGCGTCGAGGTCCATCAGCGGACCGAACACCGGGTTGATTCCAGTGTTGTTGACGAAGTAGTCGGCGCTGCCGAAGGTCTCGATGGTCGTGGCGATGACCTCGTCCTGGTGATCGGGGTCGTCGGCCGATCCGGCGACGGCCAACGCCACCCCGGAGCCGCCCAGTTCGGCGACGGCCTCGTCGAGCGCGTCCTGCTTGCGCGCGGTGATGACGACCTTGGCGCCGTCGTTCACCAGTCGCTGCGCGATGCCGAGGCCGATACCCCTGCTCGCACCCGTGACAATGGCGGTCTTTCCGGCGAAACGTGCGGTCATACGACTCTCCCTGCGGTGATGCCGGCGTCCGGCACAGAAATAAGCGATTGCTTACTTTCTATCGTCCGCCGGGCACCCGCGTCAAGGGTCGCCGACGCTGCGGAGGAGTCGGACGACGGCTCGGCGGAGCTGCCTGTCGCGGACCCTTCTCACGCACACGGCTCGGACGGGAACAGCGTCTCACCCGCATCGTCGGCGAACGCCGCGTCGACGCGCGCCGCGGCCTCCGCCGGGTACGTCCGTCGCACGAGATCGGCCATGATCGACACCGCGGTCGACGCGCCCGGGGAGGCGCCGAGCAGGCCTGCGATCGTTCCACCGGCGCCCACCACGAGCTCGGTGCCCTGCTGGAGTTCGCCGATGCGCCGCGGATGCGGCTTCACGAGTTGGGCGCGCTGGCCGCCCGCCACGAGTTCCCAGTCGGCGAAGCGCGCATTCGGCCAGAACCGTTGCAGTGCCGCGAACTTCCGTCGACGCGGCGACGCCAGCTGTGTCACCAGGTAGCGGACCAGGTCGAGATTCGCCGCCATCGCCGCGGCGATCACGTGCAGGTTGTGCGGGCGCAGAGTTCTGAAGAAGTCGGCCCACGACCCCTTCTTGAGCAGCTTGGTCGAGAACGTCGCGTACGGGCCGAACATGAGATGCTCCCGACCCCCGACGAACCTCCGGTCCAGGTGCGGCACCGACATCGGCGGCGCACCGATCTCGGCCTGTCCGTAGACCTTCGCCCCATGCCGTCCGACCGCCTCGGCGGCGTCGGTCCGGAAGAACGCGGCGCCGACAGGCAGAACGGCGTACCCGCGGACCTCGGGGATCCGAGCCTTCTGCAGGAGGTGCAGCGCGTGCCCGCCCGCGCCGACGAACACTCGCTGCGCACCGATCCGGAAGCTCGCCCCGGCGGCCGTGGTGCCGCCGACCGTCCAGCCTCCGTCGGGCCCGCGGGTCAGGTCGCGCACTTCGTGGCCGGTGCGCACCTGCCCGCCGGTGTCGGCGACGATCCGCAGGAGGTCTCGGGTCAACGCACCGAAGTCGACGTCGGTACCCGCGAGCTGCCTGGTGGCCGCGATCGGTTCGGCCGGATCGCGCCCGTCCATCATGAGGGGCGCCCACCGGCCGACGGTCGCCGGATCGTCAGTGAACTCCATTCCGGCGAAGAGCGGTTCGGCCGACAGCGTCGCGTGACGAGTCCGCAGGTAGTCGACGCCGTCGACGCCGAACACGACGTTCATATGCGGTGCACGGTGGATGAAGTCCGCCGGATCGATCAGCCCTTCCCTCCCGAGATACGACCACCAGGCCAGACTCTCGCGGTACTGCGCCGCGATCTCGGCAGGCCGGGTCCCGTCGGTCGGGTCGGGCATGTAGTTGAGTTCGCAGAACCCGGAGTGTCCGGTGCCCGCGTTGTTCCACGATCCGCTGCTCTCTGCGCCGAGGCCGTCCAATCGCTCCAGCACGACGATCCGCAGACTCGGATCACCCACCGCGAGCATCGAGCCCAGCGTCGCCGACATGACGCCGCCGCCGATCAGCACGACATCGGCCGTCTCCGTCGGCAGATCGTGCATCGCCTGCCGCTTCCCTTGTCGCTGGTCGAGCGAAGTCGAGACCCTCATGACTACTCCCTCTCCTCGGTTGCCTCTTCTACGATCGACCCCCGGCGATCAATCCGTCCAATGAGAAGTATCGGCACTACAATCCGAATATGGATCAATGGATGGTCGAGCTGGCACCGGCGCTCCGCGCGCTGACCGCCCTCGCCGATCACGACGGCTACATGACCGGAGCCGCCGACGCCCTCGGAATTCCGCAGTCGTCGATGAGCAGACGCATCCACGCCCTGGAGCGGGCGCTGCGCATCCCGCTGATCGCCCGGGACGGGCGCGTCGTCCGCCTGACACCGGCGGCGCTGCGTCTGGCCGAGTCGGCCCGCGGCCCGCTCAACGAGCTCGACGCCGCGGTCGCCGAGGTGACCGGCGACGCCGACCCCGATCACGGCACCGTGCGATTCGGTTTTCCGCTCACCATGGGCCACGGCCGGATCCCTCGCCTGCTCGCCGAGTTCAACCGCGCCCACCCGGGGATCCGTCTACAGCTGAAACAGGCCCACGGCGCCGAGCTGAGCGACGATCTACGGCGCGGCGACCTCGATCTCGCTCTGACGATCCCGCCGCCGCGCGGCCTGCCTCACACCGTCGTCACGCACCAGGAGATATGCGCGACGCTCCCCGCCGATCACCGACTGGCCCGCGACCGCCGCATCACGCTCGCCGACCTCGCAGACGAGCGCTTCGTCGCCAATCCGGCCGCCTACAATCTGCGCATGCTCACACAGGAGTGGTGCGGCGCAGCGGGTTTCGAGCCCAACGTCGGTGTGGAGGTCACCGAGTTCTCCACCATCCGAGAGTTCGTCGGCCTGGGCATGGGCGTCGCACTACTGCCGTTCACGGATGCTCCGGCCGCGGGCACCGTCCAGATCGCGCTGGCGGGCGAGCACCGCCGCTCCGTCGGACTGACCTCGGCCACGTCACGGTTGACGCCCGCGGCGCGGCGGCTGTCGGACTTCCTCATCGATCGCGAATGAGTCGCTCATCGACTCGCCGACCCCGCATTCCGCACGCACCCGATATTCGACCCCCTCCTTCGTGCAGGTCGCACCGCATCCGACACACCGCCGCGGATCGGATGCAGCGGCCGGCGCCGTGCCGGGCGATCACCGAGACTCTCAGCACATTCTGGCTGTAACGTTCTTCAGCTCTGCGACGATCCTCAGATTTCAGTACCGTGAATCGCATGGCAGACATCATGATCATCGGCGGGCACGGCAAGATCGCCCTACTGCTCGCCCCGCTGCTCGTCGAGCGCGGTGACACCGTCACCTCCGTCATCCGCAACCCGGAGCAGGCTGACGCCGTCCGCGCCACCGGTGCGAATCCGCTGGTGCTCGACGTGGAGACCGCTACTCGCGACGAACTGGCCGCCGCCGCCGACGGTTTCGACGCGATCGTCTGGAGCGCGGGCGCCGGCGGCGGCGATCCGACCAGGACCTACGCCGTCGACCGCGACGCCGCGGTCCGCAGCATGGCCGCGGCCGCCGACGCGGGTGTCGACCGCTACGTGATGGTGTCGTACCTGGGTGCCGGCCCCGATCACGGCGTGCCGAGCGACGACTCGTTCTTCGCGTACGCCGAGGCCAAGGCCGCAGCCGATGTCGCGCTGCGCGAGTCGGCCCTCGACTGGACCGTCCTCATGCCGGGGCGTCTGACACTCGACGAGCCGTCGGGCACCATCGACCCCGCGGCGATCCGCGCCGCGAACGTCCCGGGCACCTCCCGCGCCAATGTCGCGCTCGTGGCCGCTGAAGCACTGGCGAATCCCGCCTCGGTGCGCCGGAACATCCCGTTCACCGACGGCAACGTGCCGATCGAGGTCGCGTTCAGCTCCCTGTAGTCGCGGCGATTGCGCACGAGGGGTCGCCCCGGCCTTCTCGTGCGCAATCGTTCATGGTCACTCCCGATAACGCACGATCAACGGTGCGTGATCGGACAGCCGCGCCTCCGCCGACGACTCCTTGTCGACCCAGACCTCCTCGGCGCGACGCGCGAGTCCCGGTGAGGCGAGCTGGTGGTCCACCCGCCAGCCCACGTCCTTGGCGAACGACTGCCCCGCCCAGCTCCACCAGGTGAGCGGCCCCGGTTCGTCGCCGCGGAGCATTCGGACCACGTCGATCAACCGCCGCGGAGACAGCAGCGACGAGAACCAGTCGCGCTCCTCCGGCAGGAATCCCTCCATCTTTCGGGCCGGTCGCCAATTGGTGACGTCGTAGGGAGTGTGCGCGACGTTCAAGTCCCCGATCAGGAGGAACTCACGTCCGGCGCGGGCAGCGGCCAACCGGTTCCGGTCGAGTTCGCGAGCGAATCCGGCGAGAAACCTCATCTTGCGGTCGTATTTGGCGCCGCCGTCCATCTCCTCCCGCATGCCGCCCGGCCGCTGCAGCCGCGCGGGCAGCCCGCCCTTCGGCAGATACAGACAGGCGACGGTCATCCGGCGGTCGGCGAGATCGACCTCGATATACCTCCCGTGCGAGGCGTACGCACCGAGCCCGCGCGCCTTCGGCGGCGTGAGCGCCCACGAGCGTACGGCGGCGGGCTCGCTGCGCGTCAGCAGCCCCACCCCGTTGCGCCCGGGGATCGATCCGACATCGATCGACGCGGTGTAGCCGGGGAACTCGCCGACCTCCGACACCGGGCACCGCAACTCCTGGAGACCGACGACGTCCGGCGATCGATCGGCGAGCCAGGCGTCGAATCCCCGTCTGCGAGCAGCACGGATGCCGTTGACATTGAACGACGCGACGGTGAACGAGGGACTCATCACGCATCCAGAATGCCCTGGGCCATAGGAATCGACCAGCCGCGGCTGACAGAATGAGCCCATGAGTCGCCCCCACGTGTCGCATCAGAACCTGAACCTGCGCACTCTCGAGCAGTCCGAGAAGCTGCAGAACGTGTGCTACGAGATCCGCGGTCCGGTGCACGCCGAAGCGGCGCGCCTGGAGGCCGAGGGCCACCGCATCCTCAAACTGAACATCGGCAATCCCGCACTGTTCGGGTTCGAGGCGCCCGACGTGATCCTGCGCGACATGATCCACGCCCTCCCCTACTCGCAGGGCTACTCCGAGTCGGCGGGCGTCCTGTCGGCACGTCGCGCCGTCGTGACGCGCTACGAGTTGATCCCCGACTTCCCGTACTTCGACGTCGACGACGTCCTGCTCGGCAACGGGGTGTCCGAGCTGATCACCATGACGATGCAGGCGCTGCTCAACAACGGCGACGAAGTCCTCATCCCGTCGCCCGACTACCCGCTGTGGACGGCCATGACCGCATTGTCGGGCGGCACGCCGGTGCACTACCGCTGCGATGAGGACAACGGATGGAATCCGAGCATCGAGGACATCGAATCGAAGATCACCGGTCGCACCAAGGCCATCGTGGTGATCAACCCGAACAACCCGACCGGGGCGGTGTACTCGCGCGAGGTGCTCGAACGCCTCGTCGAGGTGGCCCGCAGGCACTCGCTGCTGATCCTGGCCGATGAGATCTACGACAAGATCCTCTACGACGACGCCGAGCACATCAACGTCGCCTCGCTGGCCCCCGACCTGCTGACGTTCACCTTCAACGGACTGTCGAAGGCCTACCGGGTGTGCGGCTACCGCGCCGGCTGGGTCGTGATGACCGGACCGAAGGACCACGCCCGCGGTTTCATCGAGGGAATGGGGATCCTCGCGTCGACTCGGTTGTGCGCCAACGTGCCCGCCCAGCACGCCATCCAGGTGGCGCTCGGCGGATACCAGAGCATCGACGCCCTCGTCGAGCCCGGCGGCCGACTCCTCGAGCAGCGCAATGTGACGTGGGAGAAGCTGAACGAGATCCCGGGCGTCAGCTGTGTGAAGCCGATGGGCGCCCTCTACGCGTTCCCGAAGCTCGACCCCGAGGTCCATGAGATCCAGGACGACGAGAAGTTCGTTCAGGACCTGCTGTTGCAGGAGAAGATCCTCGTCGTGCAGGGATCGGGCTTCAACCTCGACGATACGAGCCACTTCCGGATCGTGACGCTGCCGTGGGCCCGCGACCTCTCTGAGGCGATCGATCGGATCGGCAACTTCCTGTCGTCGTACCGCCAGTGAGCACCCGCTAGCTGAAGCTAGCGGTTAGGTGTGACCAGTGGTACCGTGTCAATGAACAATGGCACGATCGGAGACGATATGACCGACTGGCACCGCAGCGACCTCACGGTCGGCGACATTCGACTGGCGACCTATTCCTACGGGGACGCGGCGGAGTCGGATCGCCCCGCCATCGTCCTCGTACACGGTTGGCCCGACACCCACCACCTGTGGGACAACATGGCCCCGCAGCTCGCCGAGCACTACCGCGTGTTCGCGTACGACACCCGCGGCTTCGGTGAGAGCACCCGCCCGGACGACGTCGCGTCGTATCGCCTCGACGCCCTCGCTCAGGACCTGTTCGCGGTGATCGATTCGGTCACCGACGGCGGGTCGGCGCACGTCGTCGCCCACGACTGGGGCTCGGTCCAGACGTGGGAGGCCGTCACCACGCCGGGCGCGTCGACGGCCATCGCATCGTTCACCTCGGTGTCCGGCCCCAACCTGGACTTCCTCGCCGAGTGGGCGCGCGCCCAGCTGTCGTCGCCGACTCCCGGCAACATCGGTCGTGCGCTGTCGCAGGTGGCATCGTCCGCGTACACCGGCTTCTTCCAGATCCCCGGCGTCTCGGACGCCTTCTTCCGCGCACTCGGCTCGGACAAGCTGTGGACCGAGTTCCTGCACGCGATCGAGGGCACCCCGCGCGAGAACGTGTCGTTCGCGCCCACCCTGCGCGAGGATATGATCTCCGGTCTCAAGCTGTACCGCGCCAACATCCGCGGCAAGCTCGCGCGACCGAACCCGCGTCCGACGTCGGTCCCGGTCCTCGAAGTGGTCAACGACCGCGACATCGCGTTGCGTCCGGCGATCTACGGCCGCACGTACACGCATGCGGACAAGCTCTGGCGCAAATCTTCGACCACCGGCCACTGGCTGCCCTACACCAATCCCGCCTACCTCGCGGCGACCGCGATCGAGTTCATCGACGCGATCGAGAACGGGACGTCGAGCGCACCGAACACGATCGACCGTGCCCGGCAGCTGGGCGCCCCGCTGCCGTTGACGGGCAAGCTCGCCGTCATCACCGGCGCTGGCAGCGGCATCGGCCGCGAGACGGCGTACGCGCTGGCCGCCCTCGGCTGCGAAGTGGTCCTCGCCGACATCGACACCGCGTCGGCCGACGAGACGGCAACCGAATGCAAGGCGAAGGGCGTGCTCACCAACGTGTACGAGCTCGACGTCTCCAAGACCTCGGCGGTCACCGAGTTCGCCGAGACGGTGCGCGCCCGCCACGGCGTCCCCGACATCGTCGT from Gordonia humi encodes:
- a CDS encoding ImmA/IrrE family metallo-endopeptidase, producing the protein MTNSAEAPRGARRSHRRVHAAVDAVLDVAAQKQAGSLEDIVRAVGDARRRPITVIVDDLAPGVWGQRRGFDDYDEIVLARSLPSEARTLAHELGHIVFGHTGAPADDATVAVEDDLIAYMLGTAADDPDDTGPQLTPEEHELQEWEAEAFAARLLQRLRQLHRRHSLRPMLRYDEALG
- a CDS encoding multidrug effflux MFS transporter, producing MTYSVGTAHERRRESTRLGVLLMTLTVFGPVSMDLYLPALPALTVELGAATSTAQLTVTACLIGLAGGQLIAGPLSDRFGRRRPLLIGVIAYVVVSVLCAVSPTVEVLVAARAVQGLAGGVGIVIAQAAGRDVYAGGALIRFYGRLTVIGGLAAVIGPLLGGALTTLMDWRGLFLVLAGIGVAILLWVAAGFGETLPVEGRTSGGFARVAADMRVLFGDRGFVGAVFVQGLVNAALFAYLSGATYVLQGVYGLSPFQYALAFGLNSAGFALCGYLAGLGSERWSIPGTLIVGVAMAGAGGLGLLTAGLVHVPLAVVLVSLVLLVGGTAVTTPPSTTIALADYPQFAGTASSILGAARFAFGGIVAPLVGVAGSLSILPLGVVTTGSVVLAAIVGIVFLVARRSGSSNSVGTITDGEISCVEQS
- a CDS encoding helix-turn-helix domain-containing protein, with the protein product MDNRAEVREFLMSRRAKISPEQAGIPAGTNRRVQGLRRSEVAMLADVSVEYYGRLERGAISGASASVLEAISNALQLDDTERAHLLDLARAADGIPTSGRRRRRAETAHANRPTLQWTIEAITAGPAYIGNAQLDVLATNALGKAFYAPVIGDGGRVPNLARFQFLDPASREFYPDWDLFAQMCVANMRAAAGRDPHNRALQDLVGELSTRSDTFRTLWGAHNVRTHGAGTKRFHHPVVGELTLAYEELAVTADPGLTLLIYTAEPGSESAERLGLLASWGADVHGAALHTDLRGRGEASVAPRETRNEP
- a CDS encoding MDR family oxidoreductase, whose translation is MKEQFRALIIDRDDEKKQSAQVAAVSSDQLPDGDVTVEVAASTLNYKDALAITGASPVVRSFPMVPGIDLAGTVVESSNADFAPGDRVVLNGWGVGEKHWGGLAEYARLDGNWLIPLESAFTFEQAMGIGTAGYTAMLCVMALERHGVAPDSGEVLVTGAAGGVGSIAVALLSGLGYRVAAVTGRHEEADYLTGLGAARVLPRTDFTEPGRPLAKEQWAGAVDVVGGQVLANVCAGVKYRGTVAACGLAGGMDFPATVAPFILRGVTLAGVDSVMCPVDERREAWRRLARDLDPAVLEPVTTTATLDDCARLADEMIAGRVRGRIVVPLGA
- a CDS encoding helix-turn-helix domain-containing protein yields the protein MDDGFARRLNKLFDTVHPPGRKPHTNAEVADAVSATGHKISKPYLSQLRNGHRTNPSHETVTALARFFKVKPDYFYDDVYAAKIDHDLELLSQLRGRSLRRLSSRAFDLSEESQDMLAAMAEKLRRGEGLPEIPLD
- a CDS encoding DUF6545 domain-containing protein, whose product is MTWLTWVIAVVCAAAVGSRIGRLTVRPPSLARSSVAVAAITVALAAAVRTPTVSEVLTPMGEKTPMLTFVGCWVVVFAATSLIGAASLPRMGRRGLHATTAVILLAAVADLVAMSMTGEVIVGSVFIVVTGVLSLLNGVQYVAWHPLGRAIGYYLIGIAVVIVIVATDLHRTDPGGAWWAVAIIVISFACSSVMLSSWFVARRDLRRMHTLWSALVDAHPEIATGDYQSTTTVLAATDRVSQILDGLYLHAGAGLIPAGFDDEQTHGPRPRAREVAVWLRSSEVVPIDPDKLTTPPELSDRRWVQLIALEYDRAG